A region from the Lentimonas sp. CC4 genome encodes:
- a CDS encoding sulfatase has protein sequence MKILHIIAFILSIHVVAAERPQQPNVLFLMSDDLNTALSGFGHEQCKTPNLDRLAQEGVKFESMHCQYPVCGASRASIMTGLYPYTNGMLGNGGRLRREIPDVVTMSQAFKNQGYYAGRVSKIYHMNIPDEIINGTAHSDDPDSWDEAFNMSAPEQNTPGKKTNWSPDNQTSQAFVGVVSTAGDLEHADGMAASKAIEILDEVGDEPFFLAVGFVRPHVPLVAPDKYFDLYDQEDMEIPFFPEHDLEDVPQIIRDYKSNKEYGVTPESHKGLLAAYYASVSYMDAQVGRVLDALEANGLKENTIVVFSSDHGYLLGHHDKYQKQHLFEEATRVPFIISVPWMASEHGKGTTQLTELIDLYPTLTDLAGIPAPDSLQGTSLRPLLEDTNSADWTKDAVFTISRVGGESLRTENWRFTQWGFGKSGMELYDLNKDPGEFTNLANNPEYASVVKQMEARLLAKRDEAGYQDFIAAKGSKNKKRKNKN, from the coding sequence ATGAAAATACTCCACATTATAGCTTTCATCCTCAGCATCCACGTAGTTGCTGCTGAGCGGCCTCAGCAACCGAATGTGTTATTTCTGATGTCTGATGATCTCAATACCGCCTTGAGTGGATTTGGACACGAGCAGTGCAAAACCCCGAATTTGGATCGCTTGGCTCAGGAGGGGGTCAAGTTCGAGAGTATGCATTGCCAGTATCCCGTTTGTGGCGCATCGCGGGCGTCGATCATGACGGGACTCTATCCCTACACGAATGGGATGCTCGGTAACGGAGGCAGACTACGCAGGGAAATTCCGGATGTAGTGACTATGTCGCAGGCCTTTAAAAATCAGGGATATTACGCTGGGCGAGTCAGTAAGATTTACCACATGAACATCCCGGACGAAATTATCAACGGCACTGCGCATAGTGATGACCCAGATTCTTGGGATGAGGCGTTTAATATGTCAGCCCCCGAACAGAATACACCTGGCAAGAAGACCAATTGGTCCCCTGACAATCAGACCTCGCAGGCATTTGTGGGTGTCGTTTCAACCGCCGGTGACTTGGAGCACGCGGATGGGATGGCTGCCAGCAAGGCCATTGAGATTCTAGATGAAGTGGGGGACGAACCGTTCTTTCTTGCCGTTGGCTTTGTGCGTCCGCACGTGCCCTTGGTGGCACCGGACAAGTATTTTGATCTGTATGATCAAGAGGATATGGAGATTCCATTCTTTCCTGAACATGACCTGGAGGATGTCCCTCAAATCATACGCGATTATAAGAGCAACAAGGAATATGGCGTGACGCCTGAATCTCACAAAGGCCTTTTGGCAGCTTACTATGCCAGCGTATCGTATATGGATGCTCAAGTGGGGCGTGTTTTGGATGCGCTTGAAGCAAATGGTTTGAAGGAGAATACCATTGTGGTCTTCTCCAGTGACCACGGCTACTTGCTGGGGCACCATGATAAATATCAGAAGCAGCACTTGTTTGAAGAAGCGACGCGTGTGCCCTTCATTATCAGTGTGCCGTGGATGGCGTCCGAGCATGGCAAAGGCACGACGCAGCTGACCGAGCTGATAGATTTGTATCCCACGCTGACTGACTTGGCTGGGATCCCCGCTCCAGACTCACTGCAGGGAACGAGTTTGCGTCCACTGCTTGAAGATACGAACTCAGCTGATTGGACCAAAGATGCGGTCTTTACCATCAGTCGTGTGGGAGGAGAGTCGCTCCGAACAGAGAATTGGCGCTTTACTCAATGGGGATTCGGTAAGTCGGGCATGGAATTATATGACTTAAATAAAGATCCGGGGGAGTTCACTAATTTGGCCAATAATCCGGAGTATGCGTCCGTAGTAAAGCAGATGGAAGCGCGTCTGCTGGCTAAGCGTGATGAAGCGGGCTACCAAGACTTTATTGCCGCAAAGGGGAGCAAGAACAAGAAGCGTAAGAACAAAAACTAA
- a CDS encoding sulfatase produces the protein MKWIFLFLAIVSSSYAAERPNILFIIADDASFEHFGANGCTWVNTPNIDRIAEQGINFTSAYTPNPKCGPSRSVIITGRNPWQLGAAINHNAVLDPKFKSYAETLKENGYNTGFTGKGWRPGVAEGRDVLGENHGKHRVKKSLSKRISKNDYAKNFEQFLIDTDASKPFAFWLGCNEPHRSYEFKSGVKNGKTLDSIPEVPQYWPDTEAVRHDMLDYALEVENFDKHVGGCIDVLKQHGLLDNTLVIVTSDNGMPFPRVKGHPYHEAAHMPFMAMWKDGIKEPGRSFDQFISFIDLAPTFLEMAGISQEQSGMQPSPGRSLMEIFKGGRDMAHIPQRDTVLMGRERNDPGRPNDLGYPVRVIRKGQYFYIHNFEPTRWPSANPLTGFKDTDPSPTLAAVVEAGEDSEYWKLSLAKRGAEELYDVEEDPKCITDLSGNPEYAQQMAELKQELFEQLTQQGDLRMTGEGDWYDSSENPYGKEDERDFYERLNAGEKLRNRSKEYERPDLEDDL, from the coding sequence ATGAAATGGATCTTTCTATTCCTTGCGATCGTCTCTTCGAGCTACGCCGCCGAACGCCCAAATATTTTATTCATCATTGCGGATGATGCGTCGTTCGAGCATTTCGGCGCGAATGGCTGCACTTGGGTGAATACTCCCAATATTGACCGAATTGCGGAGCAGGGGATCAACTTCACTTCAGCCTACACGCCGAACCCGAAATGTGGTCCATCGCGATCCGTGATCATTACGGGGCGTAATCCTTGGCAATTAGGAGCGGCGATCAACCACAATGCGGTTTTAGATCCAAAGTTCAAAAGTTACGCTGAGACTTTAAAGGAAAATGGGTATAATACCGGATTCACTGGAAAGGGCTGGCGCCCAGGCGTGGCTGAGGGGCGAGACGTATTGGGTGAAAATCACGGCAAACACCGAGTGAAAAAGTCTTTGTCTAAGAGGATTTCAAAAAATGATTATGCCAAAAATTTCGAGCAGTTTTTAATCGATACTGATGCTTCGAAGCCCTTTGCATTCTGGCTGGGCTGTAATGAACCACACCGATCTTATGAATTTAAATCGGGTGTCAAAAACGGCAAAACTTTAGATTCAATTCCAGAGGTGCCCCAGTATTGGCCGGATACCGAAGCGGTGCGCCACGATATGCTCGATTATGCCTTAGAGGTCGAAAATTTCGACAAACATGTCGGCGGATGTATCGATGTGCTCAAGCAGCATGGTTTGCTCGACAATACGCTTGTGATTGTGACTTCGGATAATGGCATGCCGTTCCCGCGCGTGAAGGGACATCCGTATCACGAGGCCGCGCACATGCCTTTTATGGCGATGTGGAAAGATGGAATCAAGGAGCCGGGGCGAAGCTTTGATCAGTTCATTAGTTTCATCGATCTAGCGCCGACCTTTCTGGAAATGGCTGGCATCAGCCAAGAGCAAAGCGGTATGCAACCGTCGCCAGGTCGCAGTCTAATGGAGATCTTCAAGGGCGGTCGCGACATGGCGCACATTCCACAGCGTGATACCGTGCTGATGGGACGTGAACGCAATGACCCCGGCCGCCCGAATGATTTAGGCTATCCGGTGCGCGTCATCCGAAAAGGGCAGTATTTCTACATCCACAATTTTGAGCCTACCCGCTGGCCGAGCGCGAATCCATTAACCGGATTTAAGGATACAGATCCAAGCCCGACCTTGGCGGCCGTGGTAGAGGCTGGTGAGGACTCGGAGTATTGGAAGCTGTCACTCGCAAAGCGTGGAGCCGAAGAGCTCTATGATGTCGAAGAAGATCCGAAATGCATCACAGACCTCTCAGGGAATCCGGAATATGCCCAGCAGATGGCCGAGTTGAAGCAGGAGCTCTTTGAGCAACTCACGCAGCAAGGCGATCTGCGCATGACTGGTGAGGGCGATTGGTATGATAGCTCAGAGAATCCCTATGGCAAAGAAGACGAGCGCGACTTTTACGAGCGATTAAACGCAGGCGAAAAGTTGAGAAACCGATCGAAAGAATACGAACGACCTGACCTAGAAGATGATTTGTAG
- a CDS encoding Gfo/Idh/MocA family oxidoreductase — MQINRRKFIATSLGACAGYTLFAGSNTSTVAEPRIACIGVGGRGKSDLKSIHGAKIVALCDIDSKPLAVASKMHADAKTYRDYRVMLTEMRDEIDAVVISTPDHTHFHATMMAMSMGKHVHVQKPLAHSISEVRQMMALAEETGVITQMGNQGHASEGIRLIREWYEADLIGEIQEVVAWTNRPNSGVGFRGERMEYPPADPVPANVDWDLWVGPVVDAPPYATGAYHPLYWRGWWKFGMGALGDIGCHTIDSPFWALDLEIPTRVDIEVDHVNEIYTPAGSVVKYTAYSKAAKKDVPLTWYEGPKMPPKPEMLGDTELSSAGGLMMIGSKGIIFHSGMRPNSPRLYPESLWQDFRKTPSIRPAKVYPRIKGSQMDEWIRAIKGEGPKPGSSFDYAGPLTETIALGTLAIRTGKTIEYDAKTMTITNNDEANALLQTEARAGFRVEDLSV; from the coding sequence ATGCAAATAAATCGTAGAAAATTCATCGCAACTAGCCTAGGCGCCTGTGCCGGATATACCCTCTTCGCGGGTTCGAACACATCAACTGTCGCAGAGCCACGTATTGCCTGCATCGGGGTCGGTGGACGTGGCAAAAGTGACCTTAAAAGTATCCATGGAGCGAAGATTGTTGCTCTATGTGATATCGACTCGAAGCCACTGGCAGTCGCAAGCAAGATGCATGCGGACGCGAAGACCTACAGAGATTACCGAGTCATGTTGACGGAAATGCGGGATGAAATTGATGCGGTGGTCATCTCGACTCCGGATCATACGCATTTCCATGCCACGATGATGGCGATGAGCATGGGCAAGCACGTGCACGTGCAGAAGCCCTTGGCACACAGTATCAGTGAGGTTCGACAAATGATGGCCTTGGCTGAAGAAACGGGCGTCATCACGCAGATGGGAAATCAAGGGCATGCCTCTGAAGGCATACGTTTGATCCGCGAGTGGTATGAGGCCGATTTGATTGGTGAAATCCAAGAAGTGGTCGCCTGGACCAATCGTCCCAATTCGGGGGTCGGTTTCAGAGGCGAGCGAATGGAATATCCGCCAGCGGACCCAGTGCCAGCCAATGTGGATTGGGATTTGTGGGTAGGGCCTGTTGTGGATGCTCCGCCTTATGCGACCGGCGCTTATCACCCACTCTACTGGCGTGGCTGGTGGAAGTTTGGTATGGGCGCGCTCGGCGACATTGGCTGTCATACCATCGATTCCCCGTTCTGGGCGTTGGACTTAGAGATTCCCACGCGTGTCGACATCGAAGTGGATCATGTCAATGAGATCTACACCCCTGCGGGTTCGGTGGTCAAATATACTGCGTATTCCAAGGCTGCGAAGAAGGATGTGCCGCTCACATGGTATGAAGGCCCCAAGATGCCTCCGAAGCCCGAAATGCTTGGTGATACGGAGCTCAGCTCAGCGGGTGGTTTGATGATGATCGGTTCAAAAGGAATTATTTTTCATTCCGGTATGCGCCCCAATAGCCCTCGTTTGTATCCGGAATCGCTGTGGCAGGACTTCCGCAAAACACCTTCGATACGTCCTGCTAAAGTGTATCCGCGCATCAAGGGCTCACAAATGGATGAGTGGATTCGAGCGATCAAGGGAGAGGGGCCGAAGCCGGGCTCCAGTTTTGATTACGCAGGGCCGCTCACTGAAACTATTGCCCTAGGCACATTGGCGATTCGCACTGGAAAAACCATCGAATACGATGCAAAGACCATGACGATTACTAACAATGACGAGGCAAATGCACTCTTACAGACCGAAGCCCGTGCAGGCTTCCGCGTCGAAGATTTGTCAGTCTAG
- a CDS encoding sulfatase-like hydrolase/transferase — protein sequence MRIKTLLLSLLLVPLLSAANKPNIVLIMTDDASWECFGPYGAEDYQTPNIDRLAEQGVKFEHCYSTPICTPSRVMIMTGKYNFRNYTHFGYLSPDEKTFGNLMQEAGYKTAIAGKWQLNGLYDPEVFADHADNTRVNKAGFDEYALWQVTQEKSAKENGERYWSPPLEINGEFISAEANQNLYGPDIMSDFVCDFIERHQDEPFFVYYPTVLVHDPFVPTPDTIGQRSRGQEANNKTKNRAEKKANFVAMVNYLDQIVGKIVQKLEAVGQLENTLIVFTSDNGTHTPIQSNWNGRIIRGGKGDTKDMGTHVPLIAYWKGQSAVGAVCEDLVDFTDVYPTLAAVAGIQLDETDPKDGQSFLPQILGLETSPRTHVLMHYQPYMKFGSKHADAFVRTERFKLYADGRFYDIANDLDEANNLAGSINGERAMTAHQKLSKLIQQVPPVPEWDGGNFERPIHPDWPLIQ from the coding sequence ATGAGAATCAAAACCCTACTGTTAAGCCTTTTACTGGTTCCCCTTTTGTCGGCGGCCAACAAACCGAACATCGTGCTGATTATGACGGACGATGCGAGCTGGGAGTGCTTTGGTCCGTATGGGGCGGAGGATTACCAGACGCCGAACATTGACCGTTTGGCGGAACAGGGCGTAAAATTTGAGCATTGTTATTCGACGCCCATTTGCACGCCGTCGCGGGTGATGATCATGACGGGCAAATACAACTTTCGGAATTATACGCACTTCGGCTATCTCAGTCCGGACGAGAAGACGTTTGGGAATTTGATGCAGGAGGCGGGCTATAAAACCGCGATTGCTGGAAAATGGCAGCTCAACGGGCTGTATGATCCAGAGGTCTTTGCCGATCACGCCGACAACACACGTGTGAATAAAGCGGGCTTTGATGAGTATGCCTTGTGGCAGGTCACGCAGGAGAAGTCCGCGAAGGAAAACGGTGAACGTTATTGGAGTCCACCGCTAGAGATTAACGGCGAGTTCATCTCGGCTGAGGCGAATCAAAATCTATACGGCCCTGATATTATGAGCGATTTCGTCTGTGATTTTATCGAGCGCCATCAGGATGAACCGTTCTTTGTTTATTATCCTACAGTGCTGGTTCACGATCCATTTGTTCCGACGCCGGATACCATCGGTCAGCGATCTCGTGGGCAAGAGGCCAACAACAAAACCAAAAATAGGGCGGAGAAGAAGGCGAACTTCGTCGCGATGGTGAATTATCTGGACCAAATCGTGGGCAAGATTGTTCAAAAACTGGAGGCTGTTGGACAGTTGGAGAATACGTTGATCGTGTTTACGTCTGACAACGGGACGCATACGCCAATCCAGTCTAACTGGAACGGACGTATCATTCGGGGAGGCAAGGGCGACACCAAAGATATGGGCACCCATGTGCCGCTGATTGCTTACTGGAAAGGCCAGAGTGCGGTGGGAGCGGTTTGTGAGGATTTGGTGGACTTTACCGATGTCTATCCCACCTTGGCTGCGGTCGCTGGAATACAGCTCGACGAAACCGATCCCAAAGATGGCCAAAGCTTTTTGCCGCAAATCTTAGGCCTTGAGACGAGCCCGCGCACGCATGTGCTGATGCACTATCAGCCCTATATGAAGTTCGGGAGCAAGCACGCGGACGCGTTTGTGCGAACGGAGCGATTCAAGCTCTATGCCGACGGCCGCTTCTATGACATCGCGAACGATTTAGATGAAGCGAACAATCTCGCGGGTTCGATTAACGGAGAGCGGGCAATGACCGCGCACCAGAAACTTTCAAAGTTAATCCAGCAAGTGCCACCGGTGCCTGAGTGGGACGGTGGCAACTTCGAGCGTCCGATTCATCCCGACTGGCCACTCATTCAATAG
- a CDS encoding DUF1080 domain-containing protein yields MNLKKTLLTAGCILLALGATHAEELITGDVLSNFRPTKQWHLVDEIAMSAAEPSQFVSHADPSGHILLNANKKTGKLPCLFTRDSYGDLELNLEFMIPKGANAGVYLMGCYEIQIFDSYGVEHLEFSDMGGVYQRYHKEPGHDPKGYEGVPPLINATKAPGEWQRLDIKFRAPRFDADGLKTEHARFISVHLNGQLVQQDVEVTGPTRAHPLKKESATGPIAIQGNHGPIAMRSFIVKLVSN; encoded by the coding sequence ATGAATCTTAAAAAAACTCTATTAACGGCAGGATGCATTCTACTGGCTCTGGGGGCGACTCACGCTGAAGAGCTCATCACTGGCGATGTGCTCAGCAACTTTCGCCCGACGAAGCAGTGGCATCTGGTTGATGAGATTGCCATGAGTGCAGCCGAGCCAAGCCAGTTCGTCAGCCATGCAGACCCGTCCGGGCACATATTGTTGAATGCCAATAAAAAGACTGGGAAGCTTCCCTGTTTGTTCACCCGAGATAGCTATGGGGATCTCGAACTGAACCTCGAATTCATGATCCCTAAAGGGGCGAATGCGGGCGTGTATCTCATGGGCTGCTATGAAATACAGATCTTCGACAGCTACGGCGTGGAACATCTGGAATTCAGCGATATGGGAGGCGTCTACCAGCGATATCACAAAGAGCCCGGACACGATCCAAAAGGCTACGAGGGCGTGCCGCCACTCATCAATGCCACCAAAGCCCCCGGCGAGTGGCAGCGTTTGGATATTAAATTTCGTGCGCCTCGCTTTGATGCGGATGGTTTAAAAACCGAACATGCGCGCTTCATTTCAGTGCATCTGAATGGGCAGCTTGTGCAGCAGGACGTCGAGGTCACTGGCCCGACACGCGCGCATCCGCTCAAAAAGGAATCCGCGACGGGACCGATTGCAATACAAGGTAATCACGGTCCGATCGCGATGCGTAGTTTTATCGTGAAATTGGTTAGTAACTAA